Proteins encoded within one genomic window of Edaphobacter lichenicola:
- the hemL gene encoding glutamate-1-semialdehyde 2,1-aminomutase: MSRTLTRSRQLQLRAEKFLPGGVDSPVRAFRAVGGDPPFVTHADGAYLFDADGNKYLDFFGSWGPMILGHAFPPVVDAIQKAASRGASFGASTAAEADLAELVTRCFPAVEKLRFVSSGTEACMSAIRLARGFTGRNFVIKFEGCYHGHSDAMLVKAGSGVATLGIPGSAGVPAETAMHTIALPYNDLDAVREVFAARPDEIACVIVEPVVGNAGTIAPAAEYLRGLRAITAEYGALLILDEVMTGFRLSLGGAQQVYGVKPDLTTLGKIIGGGLPCGAFGGRADVMEFLAPLGPVYQAGTLSGNPLAMTAGIATLSHLIKYEEEVYNGLESTTARIAEGVAGVAREAGISLTTNRVGSMFTWFFSDKPVTDFASAAKSDTEAFGRFHRAMLDAGVWLPPSQFEAAFVSTAHGEAEIGMVLEAARRSLS, encoded by the coding sequence ATGTCCCGCACCCTCACCCGCTCCCGTCAATTGCAGCTTCGTGCTGAAAAATTTCTGCCCGGGGGCGTCGACTCGCCGGTGCGGGCGTTTCGCGCCGTTGGGGGTGATCCGCCCTTCGTCACTCATGCCGACGGCGCCTATCTGTTTGATGCAGATGGAAATAAGTATCTCGACTTCTTCGGCTCCTGGGGGCCGATGATCCTTGGACATGCCTTTCCGCCGGTGGTTGACGCGATTCAGAAGGCGGCCTCGCGCGGTGCGAGCTTCGGAGCCTCCACTGCGGCAGAAGCAGATCTGGCTGAGCTGGTGACACGATGCTTTCCCGCGGTCGAAAAGCTGCGCTTTGTCAGCTCCGGCACCGAGGCTTGTATGTCTGCTATCCGACTTGCGCGCGGTTTCACAGGGCGTAATTTTGTCATCAAGTTCGAAGGCTGCTACCACGGTCACTCCGACGCCATGCTCGTCAAGGCAGGCAGCGGTGTCGCGACGCTGGGAATCCCAGGCTCGGCCGGCGTTCCCGCCGAGACTGCGATGCACACCATTGCTCTCCCCTACAACGATCTCGATGCTGTGCGAGAGGTCTTCGCGGCGCGGCCCGACGAGATTGCGTGCGTCATCGTGGAGCCGGTGGTAGGCAACGCCGGGACTATCGCCCCTGCTGCGGAGTACCTGCGGGGTCTGCGGGCAATCACCGCAGAGTATGGCGCGCTCCTGATTCTCGATGAGGTGATGACCGGCTTCCGTCTCTCGCTTGGCGGCGCCCAGCAGGTGTATGGCGTGAAGCCGGACCTCACGACTCTGGGCAAGATCATCGGCGGTGGCCTGCCCTGCGGAGCCTTCGGCGGACGAGCCGATGTGATGGAGTTTCTGGCTCCGTTGGGGCCTGTGTATCAGGCGGGTACGTTGAGTGGGAATCCGCTGGCCATGACCGCGGGAATTGCGACGTTGAGTCATTTGATCAAGTATGAAGAGGAGGTCTACAACGGCCTTGAAAGCACTACTGCTCGCATCGCTGAGGGAGTTGCGGGCGTGGCGCGAGAGGCGGGGATTTCCTTGACGACCAATCGCGTTGGGTCAATGTTTACCTGGTTTTTTTCGGATAAACCCGTTACTGATTTTGCCTCGGCTGCCAAGTCGGACACGGAAGCCTTCGGCCGGTTCCACCGTGCCATGCTCGATGCCGGGGTGTGGCTTCCGCCCAGCCAGTTCGAGGCCGCGTTCGTCTCGACCGCCCACGGCGAAGCGGAGATCGGGATGGTTCTTGAAGCTGCCCGGAGGTCGCTTTCCTGA
- a CDS encoding thiol-disulfide oxidoreductase DCC family protein — translation MTEPEHAEIEGRALLLYDGVCALCNGVVQFLLEHDHRERLRYAPLQSALGREVLGRFGIHSFPDGVVLLTDALRPQERLYQRSDAVAAALMLLSSPWRLLGRLVSLVPRPVREFGYGVIARLRYRIFGRYDTCPLPPLEQRRKLLGVYE, via the coding sequence ATGACCGAGCCAGAACATGCAGAGATTGAGGGCCGGGCTTTACTGCTCTACGACGGCGTCTGCGCGTTGTGCAACGGCGTGGTTCAGTTCCTGCTCGAACACGACCATCGCGAGAGGCTGCGCTATGCTCCGCTCCAGAGCGCTCTTGGCCGCGAGGTGCTTGGCCGCTTCGGCATTCACAGCTTTCCCGACGGCGTAGTGTTGCTGACCGATGCCCTGAGGCCGCAGGAACGGCTCTACCAGCGTTCGGACGCGGTCGCCGCGGCGCTGATGCTGCTTTCCTCACCCTGGAGGCTTCTGGGGCGGCTGGTGAGCCTGGTGCCACGGCCTGTGCGGGAGTTCGGATACGGGGTTATCGCTCGCCTCCGCTACCGCATCTTCGGGCGCTACGATACCTGCCCTCTACCACCATTGGAGCAGCGACGAAAACTTTTGGGCGTGTACGAATAA
- a CDS encoding Trm112 family protein: protein MSVQSLPAEDLQYEDLQYVVCPVCHQKLGRSGDVISCKGCGRRYPVIEGVPVLLADRAL, encoded by the coding sequence GTGAGCGTGCAATCTCTGCCAGCCGAAGATCTCCAGTACGAAGATCTGCAGTACGTCGTCTGTCCTGTGTGCCATCAGAAGCTCGGCCGCTCGGGAGATGTCATCTCGTGCAAGGGATGCGGGCGACGCTATCCGGTGATCGAAGGAGTTCCCGTACTGCTTGCGGACCGCGCTCTCTAA
- a CDS encoding amidase — protein sequence MKIRAGVCFAFVVVALLSGARLNAQGAASANARASQAAMDRDLMEVTIPRLEELYRAHKYTVTEVVEWYLARIARYNGIYRAVQTVDAQNALVTAAREDAEAKAGGNGFRRGPMWGVPIMTKANTSIKGLVTTDGWKGYMIPGHELVAPKDATIVAKLRAAGAVILGQTNMPDFAASDTNRSTAFGRTGNAYDVRFSPGGSSGGTVTAVTSNFALLGNGTDTGNSIRMPSATSSVVGVFPTRGLVSITGIAPLDWLLDNTGPIARTVTDATIALDVMAGEDAADAPTADFTAKAQKGPYTQYLKTDALKGKRFGVPAFILAGAGIPFQGIPASATASEVAEDTEDAREPLRPETRAAFMKAIEGLRAAGATVVFDDSILPDSFAVTVGRVATFPYVKEGTEKFLAEYGPAQYHSAEEYAKVIGSPLPPTIIGGADPATRRGRPTIVQESIESDPQAEANFYGPRRKALEAYNETLDRLHLDGFVYPAAQMPPPDETMPQNGKLSEGPHSDTGWVNMIGVPAVVVPGGFYPEGLPFGLEISARRWRDGDLLGWTYAYEQATKHRRPPVLVEKGLLPDAR from the coding sequence ATGAAGATTCGAGCTGGCGTTTGCTTTGCTTTTGTCGTGGTCGCTTTGTTGTCAGGTGCTCGTTTGAACGCGCAGGGTGCGGCTTCCGCGAATGCGCGGGCTTCGCAGGCGGCGATGGATCGCGACCTGATGGAGGTTACGATCCCTCGCCTGGAGGAGTTGTACCGCGCACATAAGTACACCGTGACCGAGGTGGTCGAGTGGTATCTGGCGCGCATTGCGAGGTACAACGGAATCTATCGTGCCGTGCAGACGGTGGATGCACAGAATGCGCTGGTCACGGCGGCTCGTGAGGATGCAGAGGCGAAGGCTGGTGGGAACGGATTTCGGCGCGGGCCGATGTGGGGCGTTCCGATTATGACTAAGGCGAATACGAGCATCAAGGGACTGGTGACAACCGATGGCTGGAAGGGCTACATGATTCCAGGGCACGAGCTGGTGGCCCCGAAGGATGCGACGATCGTGGCAAAGCTGCGGGCGGCAGGAGCGGTGATTCTGGGGCAGACGAACATGCCGGACTTTGCGGCCAGCGATACGAATCGCAGCACGGCGTTTGGGCGGACGGGGAATGCTTACGACGTGCGATTCAGCCCGGGCGGCTCGTCGGGCGGGACGGTGACGGCAGTGACGAGCAACTTTGCGCTGTTGGGCAACGGGACCGATACGGGGAATTCGATTCGCATGCCGTCGGCGACGAGCTCGGTGGTAGGAGTGTTTCCGACTCGAGGGCTGGTGAGTATCACAGGGATCGCGCCCCTGGATTGGCTGCTCGACAACACGGGACCGATCGCTCGCACAGTGACCGATGCGACGATCGCGCTCGATGTGATGGCCGGAGAGGACGCTGCAGATGCGCCGACGGCGGATTTCACCGCGAAGGCTCAGAAGGGGCCGTACACGCAGTATCTGAAGACGGATGCGCTGAAAGGCAAGCGGTTTGGCGTGCCGGCTTTCATTCTTGCAGGGGCGGGGATTCCGTTTCAGGGGATTCCTGCATCGGCGACAGCGAGCGAGGTGGCAGAGGATACCGAAGACGCGCGGGAGCCGCTGCGGCCGGAGACGCGGGCGGCGTTTATGAAGGCGATTGAAGGTTTGCGGGCGGCGGGAGCTACGGTGGTATTCGATGACTCGATTCTGCCGGACAGCTTTGCCGTGACGGTGGGGCGAGTCGCGACGTTTCCTTATGTGAAGGAGGGAACCGAGAAGTTTCTGGCGGAGTATGGGCCGGCGCAGTATCACTCGGCTGAGGAGTATGCGAAGGTGATCGGGTCGCCGCTGCCGCCGACGATTATCGGTGGTGCCGATCCCGCGACGAGACGAGGGCGACCGACGATCGTGCAGGAGTCGATCGAGAGCGACCCGCAGGCTGAAGCTAATTTTTATGGACCGCGCAGGAAGGCGCTCGAAGCTTATAACGAGACGCTCGACCGGCTGCATCTCGATGGGTTTGTCTACCCGGCGGCGCAGATGCCTCCGCCGGATGAGACGATGCCGCAGAATGGGAAGCTCAGCGAGGGGCCGCACAGCGACACGGGATGGGTGAACATGATCGGCGTGCCGGCGGTGGTGGTGCCGGGTGGTTTCTATCCCGAGGGACTGCCGTTCGGGCTGGAGATCTCGGCGCGGCGGTGGAGGGATGGAGATCTGCTGGGCTGGACCTATGCGTATGAGCAGGCGACGAAGCATCGCAGGCCACCGGTGCTGGTGGAGAAGGGTTTGCTGCCGGATGCGCGATAA
- a CDS encoding DUF3052 family protein, translating to MEVALIAAPDGFEELLGDLPEKTALLTRLRPTTSLALCFIRSLADLASTLDLLALRLPKQASVWIIHPKRSGKHHVDFNQNHVRDESLALGLVDYKVCSINEDWSALKFAWRKR from the coding sequence ATGGAGGTAGCCCTCATCGCCGCCCCGGATGGCTTCGAAGAGCTGCTCGGTGACCTCCCGGAGAAGACAGCCCTGCTCACGCGTCTGCGCCCCACCACCAGCCTCGCGCTCTGTTTTATCCGCTCGCTCGCAGACCTGGCCTCAACACTGGATCTCCTTGCGCTTCGTCTCCCAAAACAAGCATCCGTCTGGATCATTCATCCAAAACGCAGCGGCAAACACCACGTCGACTTCAACCAGAACCATGTACGCGATGAATCCCTCGCCTTGGGTCTGGTCGACTACAAGGTGTGCTCCATCAACGAAGACTGGTCCGCTCTCAAATTTGCATGGCGCAAGCGCTAG
- the purN gene encoding phosphoribosylglycinamide formyltransferase, with the protein MHRLGILLSGRGSNFLAIANAIHEDRLLSAEIAVVLSNLEDAPGLTAARELNIPTFAIPSAGRKRAEHDAEMIARLHQHKVDLVCLAGYMRIISPMFVEAFPNRILNVHPSLLPAFPGLDAQAQALNYGAKVAGCTVHFVDEAVDHGVIVLQKTVPVHDDDTDETLSARILEQEHRAYPEAIAAVLSGEYSIQDRRYVRSKV; encoded by the coding sequence ATGCATCGACTCGGCATTCTTCTCTCCGGCAGAGGTTCAAACTTTCTTGCGATCGCCAATGCTATCCACGAAGACCGGCTGCTGAGCGCGGAGATTGCTGTGGTGCTGTCGAACCTTGAAGACGCTCCGGGGCTTACGGCAGCGCGTGAGCTGAATATTCCGACGTTTGCGATTCCTTCCGCTGGCCGCAAGCGCGCCGAGCATGACGCGGAGATGATTGCGCGTCTGCATCAGCACAAGGTGGACCTGGTCTGCCTGGCGGGATACATGCGCATCATCTCCCCGATGTTTGTGGAGGCGTTTCCGAATCGGATTCTCAACGTGCATCCGTCGCTGCTGCCAGCCTTTCCTGGGCTCGACGCACAGGCGCAGGCGCTGAACTATGGAGCCAAGGTCGCCGGATGCACAGTGCACTTTGTCGATGAGGCGGTGGATCATGGCGTCATCGTTCTGCAGAAGACCGTGCCTGTTCACGACGACGATACTGACGAGACCCTGTCGGCTCGCATCCTCGAACAGGAGCACCGTGCCTACCCGGAGGCGATTGCAGCCGTGCTCAGCGGCGAATACTCCATACAGGATCGCCGCTACGTCCGCAGCAAAGTCTAA
- a CDS encoding bifunctional 5,10-methylenetetrahydrofolate dehydrogenase/5,10-methenyltetrahydrofolate cyclohydrolase yields the protein MDEIKRTPAILDGVAIAAQIKAEVAAEVQALSARGITPGLAVILVGEEPASQIYVRTKVKTCGELGIFSEMITPPESITTDEMLALVACLNAREDIDGVLIQLPLPKHVDTKRLLEAVAPDKDVDGFHPVNVGRLQSGQPGLAPCTPAGILEILRRSGLPVAGQNAVVVGRSDIVGKPTGVMLLNASATVTVCHSKTVDLGRFTREADLLVAAIGRPGFITAEMVKPGATLIDVGINRITDAAEVEEFFPGDPARAAAFAKRGSVVVGDIHPDAFAVSGAYTPVPGGVGALTIAMLMQNTVAAAKLRRGISLGSK from the coding sequence ATGGATGAGATAAAGAGAACTCCGGCGATTTTAGACGGTGTCGCCATCGCTGCGCAGATCAAGGCCGAGGTCGCAGCCGAGGTTCAAGCTCTCTCGGCTCGCGGCATCACACCTGGTCTGGCGGTGATTCTGGTCGGCGAGGAGCCGGCGTCGCAGATTTATGTTCGCACCAAGGTGAAGACCTGCGGCGAGTTGGGCATCTTCAGCGAGATGATCACCCCACCGGAGAGCATTACAACCGATGAGATGCTGGCGCTGGTCGCGTGCCTCAACGCCCGCGAGGACATCGACGGAGTTCTGATCCAACTTCCGCTGCCGAAGCACGTGGACACCAAACGCCTGCTCGAGGCGGTGGCGCCAGATAAAGATGTGGATGGATTTCATCCCGTGAATGTGGGGCGGCTGCAGAGTGGTCAGCCGGGGCTGGCTCCGTGCACTCCCGCTGGCATCCTCGAGATCCTGCGGCGTAGCGGGTTGCCGGTCGCCGGACAGAACGCGGTCGTCGTGGGGCGCTCGGATATTGTAGGTAAACCCACAGGGGTGATGTTGCTGAATGCCTCTGCCACGGTGACCGTATGCCACAGCAAAACTGTCGACCTCGGCCGCTTCACCCGCGAGGCCGATCTTTTGGTGGCAGCGATCGGTCGACCGGGATTCATTACGGCGGAGATGGTCAAGCCGGGCGCAACGCTGATCGATGTTGGAATCAATCGCATCACCGACGCCGCCGAGGTGGAGGAGTTCTTCCCCGGCGATCCGGCCCGGGCAGCGGCCTTTGCCAAACGCGGATCGGTCGTCGTCGGGGACATTCATCCGGATGCCTTTGCGGTGTCGGGCGCGTACACGCCGGTCCCTGGCGGCGTCGGCGCGTTGACCATCGCGATGCTGATGCAGAACACAGTAGCTGCGGCGAAGCTGCGCCGAGGAATCTCGCTGGGGAGCAAGTAG
- the purM gene encoding phosphoribosylformylglycinamidine cyclo-ligase, whose translation MKQSASSAPEEKAKSPSKKSISYADAGVDITSGDRSKQRIKMLARKTFNKQVLSEIGGFGGLFALDLEKFPNPVLVSSADGVGTKLKVAFELGIHHTVGQDLVNHCVNDIAVQGATPLFFLDYLATGRLEDMVIERVVQGISEACKANGCALIGGETAQMPGFYADGEYDLAGTIIGAVSRDKIITGEQIQVGDVLVGLPSNGLHTNGYSLARKLLFEVAKYGPEQYINELKDKTGAALMRTHRSYLSVIKKLTGAEVVSGMAHITGGGITENLPRILPKGMGALIDRASWTVPPLFEHLQQLGNVDEDEMLRTFNMGIGLIAVIPAEKIKKAKAILNRANERHCLIGRVVRGERKVSYN comes from the coding sequence ATGAAGCAGTCTGCCTCATCCGCCCCGGAGGAAAAGGCCAAGAGTCCCTCGAAGAAGAGCATCAGCTACGCGGATGCCGGGGTGGATATCACCTCGGGCGATCGCAGCAAGCAGCGCATCAAGATGCTGGCGCGCAAGACCTTCAACAAGCAGGTGCTGAGCGAGATCGGCGGCTTCGGCGGCCTATTCGCGCTGGACCTCGAAAAGTTTCCCAACCCCGTGCTGGTCTCGAGCGCAGACGGCGTTGGCACGAAGCTGAAAGTTGCGTTTGAGCTGGGCATTCACCATACCGTGGGACAGGACCTGGTGAACCACTGCGTCAACGACATTGCGGTGCAGGGCGCGACGCCGCTGTTCTTCCTCGACTACCTGGCCACAGGGAGGCTCGAAGACATGGTGATCGAGCGTGTGGTGCAGGGTATCAGCGAGGCCTGCAAGGCGAACGGCTGTGCGTTGATCGGCGGCGAGACGGCGCAGATGCCAGGCTTCTACGCGGATGGCGAGTACGACCTCGCCGGCACGATCATCGGCGCGGTGAGCCGCGACAAGATCATTACCGGGGAGCAGATTCAAGTCGGGGATGTTCTGGTAGGGCTGCCCTCGAATGGACTGCATACCAACGGGTACTCCCTGGCGCGCAAGCTGCTGTTTGAAGTGGCGAAGTATGGTCCGGAGCAATACATCAACGAGCTGAAGGACAAGACCGGAGCCGCGTTGATGCGGACGCACCGCAGCTATCTGTCGGTCATCAAGAAGCTGACCGGAGCCGAGGTGGTGAGCGGGATGGCGCACATTACGGGAGGCGGGATCACAGAGAATCTGCCGCGCATTTTGCCGAAGGGGATGGGAGCGCTGATCGACCGCGCCTCGTGGACGGTGCCGCCGCTGTTTGAACATCTGCAGCAGCTGGGCAATGTGGATGAGGACGAGATGCTGCGCACCTTCAACATGGGTATTGGTCTGATCGCGGTAATTCCGGCAGAGAAGATCAAAAAGGCAAAGGCGATTCTGAATCGCGCAAACGAACGGCACTGCTTGATTGGCCGTGTGGTGCGCGGAGAACGCAAGGTCAGCTACAACTAG
- a CDS encoding DUF6629 family protein yields MCFSATANFVGSAVLGGIGVATLTEVKHRRELLFAAMPCLFAFHQFIEGFVWLGLGGILSPAVTRNAGAAYVLYAQGLLPFLLPLSVLLLEPTRKLRRQMLPFAILGGALMLYMLWGLIAYPLQISVEDNSIVYINAITTTTLIAILYVIATCGSLFFSGFRDLITLAWLNLIGLLVVILVKRYAFTSIWCAYAAVVSVIIYYFFRRSRAHRPSTYALVA; encoded by the coding sequence ATGTGCTTCTCTGCAACCGCGAACTTTGTCGGCAGCGCCGTTCTGGGCGGCATCGGCGTCGCCACGTTGACTGAAGTAAAACATCGCCGCGAGCTTCTCTTCGCCGCCATGCCTTGCCTCTTCGCCTTCCATCAGTTCATCGAAGGCTTCGTCTGGCTGGGCCTCGGCGGAATCCTTTCGCCTGCAGTGACCCGTAACGCCGGCGCAGCATACGTCCTCTACGCACAGGGTCTGTTGCCGTTTCTCCTTCCCCTCAGCGTCCTGCTCCTCGAGCCTACGCGGAAGCTGCGCCGCCAGATGCTCCCCTTCGCCATCCTCGGCGGCGCGCTCATGCTCTACATGCTCTGGGGATTGATTGCCTATCCGCTGCAGATCTCGGTAGAGGACAACAGCATCGTCTACATCAACGCCATCACCACTACCACTCTCATCGCGATCCTCTACGTTATCGCCACTTGCGGCTCGCTCTTCTTCTCCGGCTTCCGCGACCTCATTACCCTGGCCTGGCTCAACCTCATTGGGCTGCTCGTCGTCATACTGGTCAAGCGATACGCCTTCACCTCGATCTGGTGCGCCTACGCTGCAGTGGTGAGCGTCATCATCTACTACTTCTTCCGCCGCAGCCGTGCGCACCGCCCGTCTACCTATGCCCTCGTCGCATAG
- a CDS encoding S1C family serine protease, whose translation MKLRPVLLVVLLLCGFYYLTTHVWSTGAVSPWLHRAKASASLPAANTAAVNGPLGTFELTEAHAAPAYDTEEQQNIAVYKKALPSVVNITSTAIAMDFFYGPVPQQGQGSGFILDKQGHILTNNHVIDNAQRVEVTLSDKHKYKATVVGVDKGHDLALLLINNAPNLQPATLAESQSLTVGQRVYAIGNPFGLSGTMTRGIISAIRSIRGPNNNPIEDAIQTDASVNPGNSGGPLLNSRGEVIGITTLIASNGVDQSAGIGFAIPVNTAKAVIADFAKYGRIRRPSLDIATLEIGPEVAQQIGLAADYGLLIERVLPGGAAEKAGLHGGTQRAYQGNMPVMLGGDLIVGMDGQEITNAQDLAATMNSHKAGDEVTLTVFRGRKRLDVKVRLNDATEQQGQAGRET comes from the coding sequence ATGAAACTGCGCCCCGTTCTCCTTGTGGTCCTACTTCTCTGCGGCTTCTACTACCTGACTACGCATGTCTGGTCGACGGGAGCCGTCTCGCCCTGGCTGCATCGTGCCAAGGCCTCCGCCTCACTGCCTGCGGCGAACACTGCAGCCGTGAATGGCCCGTTGGGAACCTTCGAGCTGACCGAGGCCCATGCTGCGCCCGCGTACGACACCGAGGAGCAGCAGAATATCGCTGTCTACAAGAAGGCCCTGCCGTCGGTGGTCAACATCACTTCGACCGCGATCGCGATGGACTTCTTCTACGGTCCGGTTCCGCAGCAGGGGCAGGGCTCCGGATTCATTCTGGATAAGCAGGGACACATCCTCACCAACAACCACGTCATCGACAACGCCCAGCGCGTCGAGGTCACGCTCTCGGACAAGCACAAGTACAAGGCCACTGTGGTCGGCGTGGATAAGGGACATGATCTCGCTCTGCTTCTGATCAACAACGCTCCTAATCTTCAGCCGGCAACACTCGCCGAGTCGCAGAGCCTCACCGTTGGCCAGCGGGTCTACGCCATCGGCAATCCGTTTGGTCTGTCCGGCACCATGACACGCGGAATCATCTCGGCGATACGGTCGATTCGCGGGCCGAACAACAATCCCATCGAAGACGCGATCCAGACCGATGCGAGCGTCAACCCGGGCAACTCCGGCGGCCCGCTTCTCAACTCCCGCGGCGAGGTCATCGGTATTACCACTCTGATCGCTTCGAATGGCGTTGACCAATCGGCGGGCATTGGCTTTGCCATCCCGGTCAACACCGCCAAAGCTGTCATCGCGGACTTCGCGAAGTACGGGCGAATCCGTCGTCCGTCGCTCGACATCGCCACCCTGGAGATTGGTCCGGAGGTTGCGCAACAGATCGGTCTGGCAGCTGACTACGGTCTGTTGATCGAGCGTGTCCTGCCAGGTGGCGCAGCAGAGAAGGCTGGTCTGCATGGGGGGACTCAGAGAGCCTACCAGGGAAACATGCCGGTGATGCTGGGCGGTGATCTGATCGTCGGGATGGACGGGCAGGAGATCACCAACGCGCAGGATCTGGCGGCGACGATGAACTCGCATAAGGCGGGCGACGAGGTGACGCTTACAGTCTTCCGCGGGCGCAAACGGCTCGACGTGAAGGTGAGGCTGAACGATGCAACCGAGCAGCAGGGGCAGGCTGGTCGCGAGACTTAG
- the coaE gene encoding dephospho-CoA kinase (Dephospho-CoA kinase (CoaE) performs the final step in coenzyme A biosynthesis.), with product MLRVGLTGGLGSGKSTTAKLFAAQGAHILQSDAIGRELMELGQPIYEGMIAHFGPGVVLADGTLDRAALARIAFTEGRVEELNAIAHPLVIARQMELTEKIFQQRPHAVVMVESALIFETHYVAADGSRWQSRFDRIILVTAPEEVKVARFVARSSAGKTISEEQRAELEAEARRRLAQQISDEQKAALSDYVLTNGGALTELEWQVDQLWPILEAAA from the coding sequence ATGCTGCGCGTTGGCCTCACCGGCGGCCTGGGAAGCGGCAAGTCCACTACGGCGAAGTTGTTCGCGGCTCAAGGGGCGCATATCCTGCAGTCGGACGCGATTGGGCGCGAGCTGATGGAGCTCGGCCAGCCGATCTACGAGGGGATGATCGCGCACTTTGGCCCCGGCGTGGTGCTGGCCGATGGCACTCTTGATCGCGCCGCCCTGGCGCGCATCGCCTTCACGGAGGGCCGCGTCGAAGAGTTGAATGCGATCGCTCATCCTCTTGTAATCGCGCGCCAGATGGAGTTGACCGAAAAGATCTTTCAGCAGAGACCTCACGCTGTCGTAATGGTGGAGTCGGCTCTGATCTTCGAGACGCACTATGTTGCCGCGGATGGTTCGCGCTGGCAAAGCCGTTTCGACAGGATCATCCTGGTGACGGCTCCGGAGGAGGTGAAGGTCGCACGATTCGTCGCTCGTTCTTCGGCGGGCAAGACGATCAGCGAGGAGCAGCGCGCGGAACTTGAAGCGGAGGCACGCCGCAGGCTGGCTCAGCAGATCTCCGACGAGCAGAAGGCAGCTTTGTCCGACTATGTACTGACCAACGGCGGCGCGCTGACCGAGCTGGAGTGGCAGGTCGATCAGCTCTGGCCGATCCTCGAAGCCGCTGCGTAG